Proteins found in one Panicum hallii strain FIL2 chromosome 4, PHallii_v3.1, whole genome shotgun sequence genomic segment:
- the LOC112889125 gene encoding major pollen allergen Ole e 10-like, which translates to MASPLGAPPPADSPSIAPGISPPGASPPAGSPPPTFMPPSSSPPPPAFMPPVAFPTTPPGQARPGLWCVANPKAASAVVQTAMDYACGSGADCGMAAPGGPCYLPATLVKHASYAFNSYWQRTKAAGGTCDFAGAAMLVTRDPSYDGCRYVYM; encoded by the exons ATGGCGAGCCCGCTCGGCGCACCCCCGCCGGCCGACTCGCCGTCCATCGCGCCGGGCATCAGCCCGCCCGGTgcgtccccgccggccggctcgCCGCCGCCTACGTTCATGCCGCCGAGTagcagcccgccgccgcccgcgttcATGCCGCCGGTGGCGTTCCCGACCACCCCTCCTGGGCAGGCGCGGCCGGGGCTGTGGTGCGTGGCGAATCCGAAGGCGGCGAGCGCCGTGGTGCAGACGGCGATGGACTACGCGTGCGGGTCGGGCGCGGACTGCGGCATGGCGGCGCCCGGCGGGCCGTGCTACCTGCCGGCCACGCTCGTGAAGCACGCGTCCTACGCCTTCAACAGCTACTGGCAGCGCACCAAGGCTGCCGGCGGGACCTGCGActtcgccggcgccgccatGCTCGTCACCAGAGACCCCA GTTATGATGGTTGCAGATACGTGTACATGTGA
- the LOC112888560 gene encoding haloacid dehalogenase-like hydrolase domain-containing protein 3: protein MSLLSKLRLITVDVTGTLIAYKGHLGDYYCMAAKSAGMPCPDYNRVHEGFKVAYTEMARQYPCFGFAAKMPNIEWWRTCVKNSFVKAGYDYDEETFEKIFRRIYSAFGSSAPYSAFPDAHPFLRWAREKGLTVGIVSNAEYRYKDVILPALGLNQGSEWDFGVFSGIVGVEKPDPKIYKIALEMAGNIAPEEALHIGDSMRKDYTPARSVGMHALLLDRFKTADAESWRQSGATVLPDLVATQEWLTKNQNEEQKHETVAAQVLNRMSEKLKMGA from the exons ATGTCTCTCCTTTCAAAGCTACGTTTGATCACCGTGGATGTGACTGGCACGCTTATCGCTTACAAAGGACATCTTGGGGATTACTACTGTATGGCAGCTAAGTCAGCTGGGATGCCATGTCCTGACTATAACCGCGTGCATGAGGGCTTCAAGGTTGCATACACTGAGATGGCAAGACAGTACCCATGCTTTGGATTTGCAGCAAAGATGCCGAACATTGAATGGTGGAGGACATGTGTTAAGAATTCGTTCGTTAAG GCTGGCTATGATTATGATGAGGAGACATTTGAGAAAATCTTCAGACGTATTTATTCTGCTTTTGGCTCCTCTGCGCCATACTCAGCATTTCCTGATGCGCATCCCTTCCTGAGGTGGGCTCGGGAGAAGGGACTCACAGTTGGGATAGTCAGCAATGCAGAGTACCGCTACAAAGATGTAATCTTGCCAGCCTTAGGGTTGAATCAG GGCTCGGAATGGGACTTTGGGGTGTTTTCAGGCATTGTTGGTGTTGAGAAGCCAGATCCAAAAATTTACAAGATAGCACTGGAGATGGCAGGAAACATTGCGCCAGAAGAAGCACTCCACATAGGTGACAGCATGCGGAAGGACTACACCCCAGCAAGGAGCGTTGGGATGCATGCGCTGCTCCTGGACCGGTTCAAGACGGCTGACGCTGAGAGCTGGAGGCAGTCTGGCGCAACGGTGCTCCCTGACCTGGTTGCCACTCAAGAGTGGCTCACCAAGAACCAGAATGAGGAACAGAAGCACGAGACAGTAGCAGCTCAAGTGCTGAACAGAATGTCTGAAAAGCTAAAGATGGGGGCTTAA
- the LOC112888557 gene encoding ALA-interacting subunit 3-like, whose product MSSHAAGTSNGGSVDAAAAGAGRRNTRMPKYSKFTQQELPACKPILTPKWVVSVFFIVGVIFVPIGVVSLLAARHVVEIIDRYDEACVPVNMTDNKLAYIQNETISKECIRNLTVTKDMKQPIFVYYELDNFYQNHRRYVKSRNDAQLRDKRKANQTSACEPEKTTANGQPIVPCGLIAWSLFNDTYSFTRGNENLTVDKKDISWKSDREHKFGKDVFPSNFQNGALKGGATLDPSIPLSEQEDLIVWMRTAALPTFRKLYGRIYFDLKENDTITVRLRNNYNTYSFGGKKKLVLSTATWLGGKNDFLGFAYLIVGGLCIFLAFAFTLLYFIKPRKLGDHNYLSWNRHPAGR is encoded by the exons ATGAGCAGCCACGCGGCCGGGACCAGCAACGGCGGATCCGTGGATGCGGCCGCCGCAGGCGCGGGAAGGAGGAACACCCGGATGCCCAAGT ACTCCAAGTTTACACAGCAGGAGCTGCCAGCTTGTAAGCCAATTCTTACTCCAAAATGG GTTGTCTCGGTGTTCTTTATCGTCGGTGTCATTTTTGTTCCCATCGGTGTTGTTTCACTGCTAGCTGCACGACAT GTTGTTGAGATTATTGATCGGTATGATGAGGCATGTGTGCCAGTCAACATGACTGATAACAAGCTTGCTTACATTCAGAATGAAACCATATCCAAAGAATGCATAAGGAATCTAACG GTTACGAAGGATATGAAGCAACCAATATTTGTGTATTATGAACTCGATAACTTCTACCAGAACCATAGGAG GTATGTAAAGAGCCGAAATGATGCACAGCTAAGAGATAAGCGTAAAGCTAACCAGACATCTGCTTGTGAACCTGAGAAGACCACGGCTAATGGACAACCAATTGTTCCTTGTGGTCTCATTGCTTGGAGCTTGTTTAATGATACATATAGTTTCACTCGTGGTAATGAGAACTTGACAGTGGACAAGAAAGACATTTCCTGGAAGAGTGATAGGGAGCACAAATTCGGCAAAGATGTCTTTCCAAGCAACTTCCAGAATGGTGCACTTAAAGGTGGAGCAACTCTTGACCCATCAATCCCG TTGAGCGAGCAAGAGGACCTTATCGTTTGGATGAGGACTGCAGCACTTCCTACTTTCAGAAAGTTGTATGGGAGGATATACTTTGACCTCAAGGAGAATGACACGATAACAGTGAGGTTGCGTAACAACTACAATACATATAGCTTCGGCGGCAAGAAAAAGCTGGTCCTATCGACTGCAACTTGGCTCGGAGGGAAGAACGATTTTCTTGGCTTTGCATACCTTATAGTTGGTGGGCTCTGCATTTTCCTGGCATTCGCATTCACCTTGCTGTACTTCATAAAACCAAG GAAACTGGGAGACCACAACTACTTGTCCTGGAACAGACACCCTGCAGGCCGCTAA
- the LOC112888558 gene encoding myb family transcription factor APL-like: protein MFPSSKKQPSTGAASSNDRPMCVQGDSGGLVLTTDPKPRLRWTAELHDRFVDAVAQLGGPDKATPKTIMRVMGVKGLTLYHLKSHLQKFRLGKQHKEFGDHTAMEMQRNVASSSSVMGRTMNDRSGVNVNSEALRIKMEVQRRLHGELEVQKHLQMRVEAQGKYMQSIVEKAYQALGSSDCATWPTGYRSLGNQAVLDIGGGSTSFSSLQDLHFYGGSSHMDQLLQQMERPMDSFLTLGESFIGSSADKKGPSHCSSMASGKSSMMWAGEEPQQAKSGADQLQMGSSTTMEGGIDVMDPIAGLYEGAMSGDSMSKGFEGSSSKLEMKSPPHQHAPVGSQRVRI, encoded by the exons ATGTTCCCCTCCTCCAAGAAGCAGCCCAGCACTGGCGCTGCGAGCTCGAATGATCGGCCTATGTGCGTGCAAGGCGACTCCGGCGGCCTCGTCCTCACCACCGACCCCAAGCCCCGCCTCCGGTGGACCGCCGAGCTCCATGACCGCTTCGTCGACGCCGTCGCCCAGCTCGGAGGCCCGGACA AGGCAACTCCAAAGACTATCATGAGGGTTATGGGAGTCAAGGGCCTCACCCTCTACCATCTCAAGAGTCACCTGCAA AAATTCAGGCTAGGCAAGCAGCACAAGGAGTTTGGGGATCATACAG CAATGGAGATGCAACGTAACGTGGCCTCTTCTTCAAGCGTGATGGGAAGAACCATGAACGA CCGAAGCGGCGTGAACGTGAACAGCGAGGCCCTAAGGATCAAGATGGAAGTCCAGAGAAGGCTCCATGGGGAACTAGAG GTGCAGAAGCACCTCCAGATGAGGGTTGAAGCCCAGGGGAAGTACATGCAGTCCATCGTGGAGAAAGCATACCAAGCCCTGGGGTCCAGCGACTGCGCCACGTGGCCCACGGGGTACAGATCTCTAGGCAACCAGGCTGTCCTCGACATTGGCGGCGGCTCCACGAGCTTCTCCTCCCTCCAGGACCTGCACTTCTATGGAGGAAGCAGCCACATGGACCAGCTGCTGCAGCAAATGGAGCGGCCAATGGATAGCTTCTTGACGTTGGGCGAGAGCTTCATAGGCTCGTCAGCAGACAAGAAGGGCCCTAGCCACTGCAGCTCCATGGCCAGTGGCAAGAGCTCGATGATGTGGGCCGGCGAGGAGCCGCAGCAGGCGAAGAGCGGCGCCGATCAGCTCCAGATGGGGTCGTCGACGACGATGGAGGGCGGCATCGATGTCATGGACCCGATCGCCGGCCTGTATGAGGGTGCCATGTCAGGCGACTCCATGAGTAAGGGTTTCGAGGGTTCGAGCTCCAAGCTTGAGATGAAGTCGCCTCCACATCAACACGCACCTGTAGGAAGTCAGAGGGTACGTATATAG